From the Falco biarmicus isolate bFalBia1 chromosome 19, bFalBia1.pri, whole genome shotgun sequence genome, one window contains:
- the GTSF1 gene encoding gametocyte-specific factor 1, translated as MEPQALVQCPYDRSHQVRVSRLPYHLVKCQRNNPQVARKLATCPFNASHRVPQGKLQSHIASCPDQRQPDLPHGMETHLSYRMKQPEVLAAWQDPLSQEDWEAELEDLEDPSPFILNVRTNDLCLPCDSSAPAAPTSQNRDRGAAGVPAAGAKWQAQE; from the exons ATGGAGCCCCAGGCACTCGTTCAGTGTCCCTACGACAGGAGCCACCAAGTCCGGGTTTCCCGCCTGCCCTACCACCTCGTCAAGTGCCAGCGG AACAACCCGCAGGTGGCCCGCAAGCTGGCCACCTGCCCCTTCAACGCCAGCCACAGGGTGCCCCAGGGCAAGCTGCAGAGCCACATCGCCTCCTGCCCCGACCAACGCCAGCCCGACCTCCCTCACG GGATGGAAACACACCTCAGCTACAGGATGAAGCAACCAGAGGTCCTTGCAGCCTGGCAGGACCCCCTGTCCCAGGAGGACTGGGAGGCTG agctggaggaCCTGGAGGACCCCTCACCATTCATCCTCAATGTCAGGACGAATGACCTGTGCCTCCCGTGTGACAG CTCGGCCCCGGCAGCACCCACAAGCCAGAACCGagacagaggagctgcaggagtCCCTGCGGCAGGTGCAAAGTGGCAGGCACAGGAGTGA